In the Wyeomyia smithii strain HCP4-BCI-WySm-NY-G18 chromosome 2, ASM2978416v1, whole genome shotgun sequence genome, one interval contains:
- the LOC129724850 gene encoding histone H3-like: protein MARTKQTTRKSTGGKAPRKQLATKAARKSAPATGGVKKPHRYRPGTVALREIRRYQKSTELLIRKLPFQRLVREIAQDFKTDLRFQSSAVMALQEASEAYLVGLFEDTNLCAIHAKRVTIMPKDI, encoded by the coding sequence ATGGCCCGTACAAAGCAGACCACTCGTAAATCCACTGGTGGAAAAGCTCCTCGTAAGCAGTTGGCCACCAAGGCAGCTCGTAAAAGTGCCCCGGCTACTGGTGGAGTAAAGAAGCCTCATCGTTATCGTCCCGGAACAGTCGCTCTGCGTGAAATTCGTCGTTACCAAAAATCGACTGAGCTGCTGATCCGCAAGCTTCCGTTCCAGCGTTTGGTCCGTGAAATTGCCCAGGACTTCAAAACCGATTTGCGTTTCCAGAGTTCTGCCGTTATGGCTCTACAGGAAGCTAGTGAGGCTTATCTGGTTGGTCTTTTCGAAGATACCAATCTGTGTGCCATCCACGCCAAGCGTGTGACCATTATGCCAAAGGACATCTAG
- the LOC129720075 gene encoding histone H2A-like produces MLMKIWICFKHLEYFLINNSTQILFTYTYYREDSVFGQFPWQQQTDRGLNLTRIVSGKGGKVKGKAKSRSSRAGLQFPVGRIHRLLRKGNYAERVGAGAPVYLAAVMEYLAAEVLELAGNAARDNKKTRIIPRHLQLAIRNDEELNKLLSGVTIAQGGVLPNIQAVLLPKKTEKKA; encoded by the exons ATGTTAATGAAGATTTGGATTTGTTTCAAGCATCTGGAGTATTTCCTCATCAACAATTCAACACAAATTTTGTTTACCTATACCTACTATCGAGA AGACAGCGTGTTTGGTCAATTCCCCTGGCAACAACAAACGGACAGAGGTCTGAACCTCACGAGAATTGTTAGTGGTAAAGGCGGCAAAGTTAAGGGAAAGGCAAAGTCCCGTTCGTCTCGAGCTGGTCTGCAGTTCCCGGTAGGACGTATCCACCGTCTGCTGCGGAAAGGAAACTATGCCGAACGAGTTGGTGCTGGTGCTCCTGTGTACTTGGCAGCAGTGATGGAATATTTGGCTGCTGAAGTTTTGGAATTGGCAGGAAATGCAGCTCGTGACAACAAGAAGACCCGTATCATCCCGCGTCATCTTCAGTTGGCCATCCGTAACGACGAGGAATTGAACAAGCTTTTGTCTGGTGTTACCATTGCCCAGGGAGGCGTTTTGCCGAACATTCAAGCCGTGCTGCTGCCCAAGAAGACAGAAAAGAAGGCTTAA